A single window of Papio anubis isolate 15944 chromosome 8, Panubis1.0, whole genome shotgun sequence DNA harbors:
- the SLA gene encoding src-like-adapter isoform X3 — MGNSMKSAPAPAERPLPNPEGLDSDFLAVLSDYPSPDISPPIFRRGEKLRVISDEGGWWKAISLSTGRESYIPGICVARVYHGWLFEGLGRDKAEELLQLPDTKVGSFMIRESETKKGFYSLSVRHRQVKHYRIFRLPNNWYYISPRLTFQCLEDLVNHYSEVADGLCCVLTTPCLTQSTAAPAVRASNSPVTLRQKTVDWRRMSRFQCVYTRRHLWFPQQFQKAISKEPANV, encoded by the exons GACTTGATAGCGACTTCCTTGCCGTGCTGAGTGACTACCCATCTCCTGACATCAGTCCCCCGATATTCCGCCGAGGGGAGAAACTGCGTGTGATTTCCGA TGAAGGGGGCTGGTGGAAAGCTATTTCTCTTAGCACTGGTCGAGAGAGTTACATCCCTGGAATATGTGTGGCCAGAGTTTACCATGG CTGGCTGTTTGAGGGTCTGGGCAGAGACAAGGCCGAGGAGCTGCTGCAGCTGCCAGACACAAAGGTCGGCTCCTTCATGATCAGGGAGAGTGAGACCAAGAAAG GGTTTTACTCACTGTCGGTGAGACACAGGCAGGTAAAGCATTACCGCATTTTCCGCCTGCCTAACAACTGGTACTACATTTCCCCAAGGCTCACCTTCCAGTGCCTGGAGGACCTGGTGAACCACTATTCTG AGGTGGCTGATGGCCTGTGCTGTGTGCTCACCACACCCTGCCTGACACAAAGTACAGCTGCCCCAGCAGTGAGGGCCTCCAACTCACCTGTCACCTTGCGTCAGAAGACCGTGGACTGGAGGAGAATGTCCAG ATTCCAGTGTGTTTATACAAGGAGACATCTGTGGTTTCCCCAACAATTCCAAAAGGCTATTTCAAAGGAACCAGCCAACGTATGA
- the SLA gene encoding src-like-adapter isoform X5, which yields MIRESETKKGFYSLSVRHRQVKHYRIFRLPNNWYYISPRLTFQCLEDLVNHYSEVADGLCCVLTTPCLTQSTAAPAVRASNSPVTLRQKTVDWRRMSRLHENPEGTENPLGVDESLFSYGLRESIASYLSLTSEDNTSFDRKKKSVSLMYSGSKRKSSFFSSPPYFED from the exons ATGATCAGGGAGAGTGAGACCAAGAAAG GGTTTTACTCACTGTCGGTGAGACACAGGCAGGTAAAGCATTACCGCATTTTCCGCCTGCCTAACAACTGGTACTACATTTCCCCAAGGCTCACCTTCCAGTGCCTGGAGGACCTGGTGAACCACTATTCTG AGGTGGCTGATGGCCTGTGCTGTGTGCTCACCACACCCTGCCTGACACAAAGTACAGCTGCCCCAGCAGTGAGGGCCTCCAACTCACCTGTCACCTTGCGTCAGAAGACCGTGGACTGGAGGAGAATGTCCAG ACTGCATGAGAACCCTGAGGGAACAGAGAACCCACTTGGGGTAGACGAATCCCTTTTCAGCTATGGCCTTCGAGAGAGCATAGCCTCTTACCTGTCCCTGACCAGTGAGGACAACACCTCCTTTGATCGAAAGAAGAAAAGTGTCTCCCTGATGTAcagtggcagcaagagaaagagctcattcttctcatcaccacctTACTTTGAGGACTAG
- the SLA gene encoding src-like-adapter isoform X4, with translation MGNSMKSAPAPAERPLPNPEGLDSDFLAVLSDYPSPDISPPIFRRGEKLRVISDEGGWWKAISLSTGRESYIPGICVARVYHGWLFEGLGRDKAEELLQLPDTKVGSFMIRESETKKEVADGLCCVLTTPCLTQSTAAPAVRASNSPVTLRQKTVDWRRMSRLHENPEGTENPLGVDESLFSYGLRESIASYLSLTSEDNTSFDRKKKSVSLMYSGSKRKSSFFSSPPYFED, from the exons GACTTGATAGCGACTTCCTTGCCGTGCTGAGTGACTACCCATCTCCTGACATCAGTCCCCCGATATTCCGCCGAGGGGAGAAACTGCGTGTGATTTCCGA TGAAGGGGGCTGGTGGAAAGCTATTTCTCTTAGCACTGGTCGAGAGAGTTACATCCCTGGAATATGTGTGGCCAGAGTTTACCATGG CTGGCTGTTTGAGGGTCTGGGCAGAGACAAGGCCGAGGAGCTGCTGCAGCTGCCAGACACAAAGGTCGGCTCCTTCATGATCAGGGAGAGTGAGACCAAGAAAG AGGTGGCTGATGGCCTGTGCTGTGTGCTCACCACACCCTGCCTGACACAAAGTACAGCTGCCCCAGCAGTGAGGGCCTCCAACTCACCTGTCACCTTGCGTCAGAAGACCGTGGACTGGAGGAGAATGTCCAG ACTGCATGAGAACCCTGAGGGAACAGAGAACCCACTTGGGGTAGACGAATCCCTTTTCAGCTATGGCCTTCGAGAGAGCATAGCCTCTTACCTGTCCCTGACCAGTGAGGACAACACCTCCTTTGATCGAAAGAAGAAAAGTGTCTCCCTGATGTAcagtggcagcaagagaaagagctcattcttctcatcaccacctTACTTTGAGGACTAG
- the SLA gene encoding src-like-adapter isoform X2, with product MGNSMKSAPAPAERPLPNPEGLDSDFLAVLSDYPSPDISPPIFRRGEKLRVISDEGGWWKAISLSTGRESYIPGICVARVYHGWLFEGLGRDKAEELLQLPDTKVGSFMIRESETKKGFYSLSVRHRQVKHYRIFRLPNNWYYISPRLTFQCLEDLVNHYSEVADGLCCVLTTPCLTQSTAAPAVRASNSPVTLRQKTVDWRRMSRLHENPEGTENPLGVDESLFSYGLRESIASYLSLTSEDNTSFDRKKKSVSLMYSGSKRKSSFFSSPPYFED from the exons GACTTGATAGCGACTTCCTTGCCGTGCTGAGTGACTACCCATCTCCTGACATCAGTCCCCCGATATTCCGCCGAGGGGAGAAACTGCGTGTGATTTCCGA TGAAGGGGGCTGGTGGAAAGCTATTTCTCTTAGCACTGGTCGAGAGAGTTACATCCCTGGAATATGTGTGGCCAGAGTTTACCATGG CTGGCTGTTTGAGGGTCTGGGCAGAGACAAGGCCGAGGAGCTGCTGCAGCTGCCAGACACAAAGGTCGGCTCCTTCATGATCAGGGAGAGTGAGACCAAGAAAG GGTTTTACTCACTGTCGGTGAGACACAGGCAGGTAAAGCATTACCGCATTTTCCGCCTGCCTAACAACTGGTACTACATTTCCCCAAGGCTCACCTTCCAGTGCCTGGAGGACCTGGTGAACCACTATTCTG AGGTGGCTGATGGCCTGTGCTGTGTGCTCACCACACCCTGCCTGACACAAAGTACAGCTGCCCCAGCAGTGAGGGCCTCCAACTCACCTGTCACCTTGCGTCAGAAGACCGTGGACTGGAGGAGAATGTCCAG ACTGCATGAGAACCCTGAGGGAACAGAGAACCCACTTGGGGTAGACGAATCCCTTTTCAGCTATGGCCTTCGAGAGAGCATAGCCTCTTACCTGTCCCTGACCAGTGAGGACAACACCTCCTTTGATCGAAAGAAGAAAAGTGTCTCCCTGATGTAcagtggcagcaagagaaagagctcattcttctcatcaccacctTACTTTGAGGACTAG